In Peromyscus eremicus chromosome 15, PerEre_H2_v1, whole genome shotgun sequence, a genomic segment contains:
- the LOC131925705 gene encoding high affinity immunoglobulin epsilon receptor subunit alpha-like, with protein MAPANGGSAQLWLPLLFISLSVMLTVTQKSVVTLNPPWSRIFTGEKVTLICNGNNLQENSTKWFHNGTISTVTTSHWDIVSATIQDSGKYICQNQGFYKSKPVYLEVMRDWLLLQTSADMVLYNESFDIRCHGWSNWTLRKVIYYKDDLAFKYTYETPKISIRNAKLNDSGTYYCSGCLRRLNYTSEKLRITVIKVYKTKYRWLQLIVPLLVVILFAVDTVLLFSTQEQFKLLLKIQKTGKCNKP; from the exons ATGGCTCCTGCCAATGGAGGGTCTGCCCAGCTGTGGCTACCACTGCTGTTTATCT CTCTGAGTGTCATGCTGACGG TCACTCAGAAATCTGTTGTGACATTGAACCCACCGTGGAGTAGAATATTTACAGGAGAGAAAGTGACTCTTATATGCAATGGGAACAATCTTCAAGAGAACTCTACTAAATGGTTCCACAATGGCACCATCTCTACTGTGACAACTTCACATTGGGACATTGTGAGTGCCACTATTCAAGACAGTGGAAAATATATATGTCAGAACCAAGGATTTTACAAGAGTAAACCTGTGTACTTGGAAGTGATGAGAG ATTGGCTGCTCCTTCAGACTTCTGCTGATATGGTATTATACAATGAGTCCTTTGACATCAGATGCCATGGCTGGAGTAACTGGACTCTCCGTAAGGTGATCTACTATAAGGATGACCTTGCTTTCAAGTATACTTATGAGACCCCCAAAATCTCCATTAGAAATGCCAAACTTAATGACAGCGGCACCTATTACTGCTCTGGCTGTCTTCGCCGACTGAACTACACATCTGAGAAACTCAGAATTACTGTAATAAAAG TTTACAAAACCAAGTATCGTTGGCTACAGTTAATTGTCCCATTGCTGGTGGTGATTCTGTTTGCTGTGGACACGGTGTTATTGTTCTCCACCCAGGAACAGTTCAAACTACTCTTGAAGATTCAGAAGACAGGAAAATGCAACAAACCTTGA
- the LOC131925706 gene encoding olfactory receptor 10J3-like — MLKSNATFVTEFLFEGFSSFGWKHRLAFFAVFLTLYFLTLSGNMIIVTIIHLDHHLHTPMYFFLAVLSISDTCYTVTIIPRMLSDLLNPYHTIAFRDCVAQIFFYLTFGINNCFLLMVMGYDRYVAICNPLRYSVIMSKKACVQLSSGSLGTGLGMAIVQVTSVFSLPFCDGFIIPHFFCDVRPLLKLACADTTINEIINFVVSVCVLILPMVVVFISYIVIISTILKIASSEGRKKAFATCASHLTVVIIHYGCTAIIYLKPKSQSLLGQDRLITVTYTLITPLLNPLVYSLRNKEVKDALRRAIWQKPLPLNQAPL, encoded by the coding sequence ATGTTAAAGTCAAATGCAACCTTTGTAACAGAGTTCCTCTTTGAAGGTTTCTCTAGCTTTGGGTGGAAGCACAGGCTTGccttttttgctgtttttctaaCATTGTACTTTCTGACTCTGTCTGGCAACATGATCATTGTGACTATAATTCACCTGGATCATCATCTCCATactcccatgtacttcttcctggcCGTATTGTCCATCTCTGACACCTGCTATACTGTGACCATTATACCACGGATGCTTTCTGACCTCCTCAATCCATACCACACAATTGCTTTCCGAGACTGTGTGGCCCAGATCTTCTTTTATCTAACTTTTGGCATCAACAATTGTTTCCTACTCATGGTCATGGGATATGACCgttatgtggccatctgcaaccCCCTAAGGTATTCAGTCATCATGAGTAAAAAGGCTTGTGTCCAGTTGTCATCTGGGTCACTGGGAACTGGCCTGGGCATGGCTATTGTCCAGGTTACATCAGTGTTTAGCCTGCCCTTCTGTGACGGCTTTATTATTCCCCACTTCTTCTGTGATGTGAGACCCCTGCTGAAGCTGGCCTGCGCAGATACCACTATCAATGAGATTATCAACTTTGTTGTCAGTGTCTGTGTCCTCATTTTACCTATGGTTGTGGTCTTTATCTCCTACATTGTGATCATCTCCACCATCCTTAAGATCGCCTCCTCCGAAGGTCGGAAGAAAGCCTTCGCCACCTGTGCCTCCCACCTCACTGTGGTCATCATCCACTATGGCTGCACTGCAATCATCTACCTGAAGCCTAAGTCCCAGAGCTTGCTGGGGCAGGACAGACTCATCACAGTAACCTACACTCTTATCACCCCTCTACTGAACCCTTTAGTTTACAGCCTGCGGAATAAAGAGGTCAAAGACGCCCTACGCAGAGCCATATGGCAAAAGCCACTTCCTCTTAATCAGGCTCCTTTGTGA